GAAAGTTCAAAAAGGTAAAAACCAAACCTCGGGATGATATCTGATTCCACCTTTCATAGGACCTCTTGCATTGTCGTGCTGGACTCTGAACCCAACAAACGACGCTAGTGTCCCATCGTCTTTCGGTATGGTACACTCCACCTGCAAAATGTTTGATAACCGGTTTCATATCTGGTTCGTTCCGGTTATCTGAttcaatatcaaataatttttcgTTCTCCTCCATGGAGGAGAGGAGATCTGCCGCGAAGAATCATCTCCGCCGAAGGGACTTAGTTTTCCGACAAGAACTTTAAGCTAGTTTTCAGacccaacaaaaaaaagaatcgaACTTtggacataaaaaaaaagtcaaattgATGGAAACCGAACCTTGATCTCTCTGAAGGGGATGAGAAGACTCTTCTCGAGCTTAGAATCCAAACCCAGAAGCCTAGAAGCAAGCTTGAAGTTTCTGTTTGTTGCTGCTAGAGCATTCATGTCTTTTCTCTCtgtttggtcttttttttttgtttggggcTTTGATCAGAACGCTGTATTAAAACGATGGATGTGTACAGATTACTAtgcacacatatatatagtagagAGTGTGTACACTGTATACACTGCACGTGATCTATGCTTAGGTAAGATTCAGTGGAGGGTGGAGCTGATTAATATGATTAAGATTCAGTGGAGGTCGAGCTGATTAAGTAAAGGAGTTTACAAAGGCCAAGATACTATTCACAGTATTAGTACTAATTATGAGATAATAAGGGTATTTTCTGCTtttcatatttgaaaaataaacattattaaAACATGAAAGAGACAAGTAATCAAGACGAACGTGTTTTAAGATAGCTCAAGAGTCGTTGTCccttttattttataacaactaTTCAAGTAGGACTGGACATTATTTGTTTCGATTCGATCCGATCCAATAAATTCGGATGTCCGTAAAGTtcggaaacaaaaacaaatagaaaaaaattaatatccgTTGAAAACGAATCAAATCATAAATACTAACAAAATTATAACGGATATATGTTCTCTTCCGACAAATGTATAAGTACATTATAGATTAAATGTAGAGGtttaaatgtataaatttatataattattattctaacatatgatttaataaattttattcacattattatttataaaagtattaaataaagagaagaaacaaatcTTTATGACAGCTATATAACtctttgttaaattttttttttaattattttaaaattcatgaaacatatagttttactaatttttttatttattatatcatgtaaaattaattttttaaacaaatttgtatcaatTTTTCTAACTTATTTGTATTAAGTAACACATATAAAATATCCGTCAGTATTCTTATAAATTCGGTTTGaagcaaatcataaatatttgtattaagTAACAACTCTACCTACTAACTGCCCATCTGTTTAATTAGTCCCAAGAACACGAATATAGGCTTACCGAATGTTTTATTTGTAACTTACCTAAAATTCGGGGTTAAGTATAGACTAATAAAGATTCTTTGGACACTCATCATTTATCTTTcagtttatatataatgttggaTATGTAGACAGATATGGGCTAGAAATAAGTCTAATAACAAACGAATATTAGTACTTGAAACTAATTACTGTGTTATGTATTTATCAGAACATAATCTAAGCCAGCCGAATAAGAACATTCTATGCGCATTACATGTAAATGCAATGTTATGCTAAATATTCCAACAGGAAAATAAGTGGAGAATGTGACATAATCTATCAACGTAATATTTTGTTTAGGAGAGATATATGGATGCATCGTCATGTTCGCATCAAATCATGATTTCTTTGATTATTCTAAGTTGGTGTATGTTGACTTGTAGACAATCTTATCCACTCTATTTCTTTCGCTGTGTCCCAATTGATATGTCCAAAACAAATGTCCTGATTcaaaaatttacaatataataatacattTCACTACCATCGTCACGATtgccaattttatttatttaagtaataTCAATATTGGTTTGTAACTGCGTGTTGTCAGTGTTGGTGTCGAAGTCACTATATAGGAGACAAAGCTGTttaaagagaagagaaaaataCAACGGCGTGAGCGTTGACTAGGCGATGCAGCCTAATAGTAGCTTCGGTTTCATCTCTGATACACGTATATCGAAGGAATCTTCAGTTTTGTTATGAATGCTATATCCATATATCGTCAACTAGGAATTAAATGATATTGTTTCTAGCTTCTAAGAGATTTAGTTGTGTACATGCAGCCAGTCGTCTGCAAAAGCAGCACCCACATTGTTTAATAGTGTAACACATGTCGTTGGAATCTATTCAAACTATGGAAGTATGTAACGATCAAATTATGACAACGTAACGCCCTTCCATGGGAACGGATTAAGATTTCAAGGAAAAAAGGTTAaaggtattttttttatcaaccgGTTAAAGGTGTTATTCTAAGGAAAACCAAAGAAACATCGTGCAAATATCTAAACGTTATTACGATGACGAGCTAGCTTAACTGGAAAGGACCCGAGGCACTTATGCTAGACATCTCCGGTTCGAATACGCATAAAAATCTGGGTAAAGGGTTAAACAACCGGTCATTGTTCCCCGCCCAACGGGGGATTAGTCCGGGCCAGACCACTTCcttgtcttaaaaaaaaaattaattgttatttaCCAAAATACAATACTTTAATATCAGCTGTGTTTATGGATAAAATCTCCAAATTCACTGCCACACCTAaagttaagaaatttttttttggtaaaatgttatttaaatttatgacAGAGACTACAAAGATGTTAGTAGTGGAATGCAGAAATCGAAACTAAACAACAGAACCAGAAAGCgacaaagaaacaaacaaaaccatAGCGAAGCAACAAGCCTGGCAACCATCTAAGCAGCGAAGCAGGCTGGGACCAAACAAGCCAAAAGGCCAGAGAAAAAAAGAGTCAATTGCCACGAGCTACCGAGAGATAGACGCCCTCAAACCTAAAAGCTACGCCTCCTGCAGCTTCCAACAAACTCTACCCGACACAAATGGACCCGAAGAATCGAAGCACGGACCTACCATGAAACCAGACAAACACAGCCTCCGACGGCACAAGAGAGAACCTCCACGCGACGATGCCATCGTTCGGAAGGCAGGACGGAAGATTGCCGTCTCCAGGACCCACCATGACTATTTACACCCATTGAACCGAAATCTCATACAGAAATAGCGGACCGCATTGTGACTACAAAATCTAAACACTTTCtctattttggttcggtttcggttttattGGTTCAGTTTTACCGGTAAACAACTCTATTTTGACTGGATATCTTAATAATGATCATTCtacatataaaaacaattgctgtgtgaaaaaaatatgaaacaactATTACACAAATACATAAgacatatcatatatatttttttcatgccaaaaaaaaatgttataaaataaaatgtttaaaatgagATAAGCGTTTTCGAAGCGCGGGTAAAAAtctagttttatattaaaaatgcaTGTCACATGTACGCGCTAATACATTCATTATCGACTAGTGGAAGTTCATCACATGATGCTAAACTCATTGggataattttttgttagacGGCATTTTGCCTGTGCTACTAAACACATTCATTATCAACCAGTGGAAGTTTTATGAACTTCAGATGATATTAAAATCCGtaacataaatttattaaatattaatatgttaCAGCCTGTACTTCTTTAACTGGCAAGAAGGCTATTTCGATTTCTGAAAGAAAGAAGAGTTACATGACAAATGCTAGAAACATAACAAAAGGAACGTAAGGTGCAATTTTAAACACATGTTACAGCCTGTCTTTACAGGTATcttctatagttttttttgtgtgttaaaAATTACTATTCTGAGTTTATAGCATCATAATGCAGCAGTCTATAGCATCCGCATGTTGAGATTAAGGAATTATCAAATCATGACAAAAGCACCCGATGGGGTTCAATCAATCATGTGCATTACAAGAAATTATGatgttaagaaaattaaataagtaaaatgttattttaagaagaaaaaaactgatGAAAGCTCTTACAAGGAAGGCCTAAGACTCTCAATGTTATTTTGTATTAACACTTCATCGAGTCGCCTAAAGATCATCACATCCTCTAAACTGAACTTCTCTTCGGATCAAAGTACATGACAGAGAGCAATTCTAACAAACTGTTTTCTGTATGGTCATAAACTTACCTCTCGCGGATTGACAAGTACATGCTGGTGTGTACATATATACTAATAAACTCACCAGCATCAATAACACCCTTCAACTTCCATGTTTCGTAAGAAGTAAGGTGAAGGTGTTTACATATCCACTTGTGGGGAGCTTGGAGCAAAGCCCACTGAGTATATAAGTAGACTTTGTATAAAACTCACACATGACACATCATCTCCAAAAAGCCTCGACAGTTTCATCAAACATAAGAAAACTACACAGATAACATCAGACTGAGGATTCGTTTCCCGTGATAATCATAATACCAATACCAAATACGTCTATATTTCGCAATAAATATTGGAACTATAAGAATgtgatccaaaaaaaatatattggaaCTATAAGAAAATCAGTTCTTAGAAATCTAGCAAGTATTTGCATTATAAACACAATAATCCGAACGTCCGATATGTGAGATTACTTTGAAGATGAAGTCATCAATTCCTAGATTGTCACTCAACTTTGTACCAAAACGAGTTAGACTTTTGTAGAAGAGCCATATATTCAGTTCTATAACTGCGTCTGCGTTGACAAAACTTGCATCATAGATACATGAACATGATACAATAATACAACTATATGAGTGGTAGTTGAGGTCATCCCCTTCTAGACTTtccatcttattttattttccatcttattttattttagtttagtttaatACAAATTCTTTGAAATTGGTGAAAAAGATATAATTCGTAAAACACAGGGGCTTATTTGAAACGATAAAAGATATTGGGGCAGTTATATAAAACAGTGGAAATATTAAGTGTATATAATTCATTGacgtaatatttcaaaaataccaATTCGCATCCTCCCATTGCTGAAAAGATCAGAAACGCGTTTCCTTTTGatcgcagagagagagagagagagggagacaTGTCGTCGTAATCTCTCACCCtttaaatctctctctctctttctcccttTCACGAACACCCTAGattctccatttctttctttttcgtcACATTGATAATCAAAACccaatctcttcttctttccctGTTTCAATATGTGTCCTTTGAGATTCCTGTTAGTGTTCTTCTCTGCGGTCCTCGCTGGATACTTCGCGTGGAAGACGGTGAGTTCTTCTTCGCCGGAACTCATCGGAGACGACGACTCAGCGGTTGAATTGAATGATAAACAAGGACTCTGTTTCAGAAAGGTAAATCTCATTGCTTTTCGCTAAGTTGTTGAATTCTGTTTCTAAAGTTGTCTCCTTTCGACATGTTGATGAACAGAGGATGGAGAATGGGTTTTGGGTGTTCGTCGACATGGCCAGCGGAAAGTACCTTTGGAGGAATCTCAAGGAGATGAGAGACAAGTCTcaatgaagaagaagcttgattacaaaaaaatt
This genomic stretch from Brassica napus cultivar Da-Ae chromosome C9, Da-Ae, whole genome shotgun sequence harbors:
- the LOC106391340 gene encoding uncharacterized protein LOC106391340, which translates into the protein MCPLRFLLVFFSAVLAGYFAWKTVSSSSPELIGDDDSAVELNDKQGLCFRKRMENGFWVFVDMASGKYLWRNLKEMRDKSQ